The Rubidibacter lacunae KORDI 51-2 DNA window ACGACGCAATAAATCCGTCCAATCGCCCCAGTAGTGGCGGTACTGCACGGCAGTTGCCGTTAGCGGAACGAGTTCCTCAAATTTGGCACGGGTCAGCGGTACGAGCATGAGCGGCACTGGGCGGCTGGGCGGACAAAGGGCGAACAAGCGATCGCGGGACGGTAGTCCTCAAAATCAAACTCAGTATCTGGTATGGCGGTCGTTGCGAAGGTTGCAGTAACGCGCGGGATTTGCGCGGGTAGCAACAAATGTGGCAATTGCAACACCCGAAAACCCGAACGGAAGGGTCGTTCGGGTTAGTTCCTGGAGTTGCTCAAAGCAACTTCTCGAGGCCGTAGACGAGTGACTTTAGCTCCGTAACCTTGCGAATCGATAGCAATACCCCGGGCATGAAGGCCGCACGATCGGTCGTGTCGTGACGTAAGGTATAAATTTGTCCCGGTGCCCCGATGATGATTTCTTGATGGGCAATCAATCCGGGCAAGCGTACGCTGTGGAGCCGCACGTTGTCGCCAGCGAGCGCCCCGCGAGCGCCGGGTAGAATTTCGCGTTCGTTGACGACAGAGGGATTGTAGGTCTTTCCAAAACCAGAGAGCATTTGTGCGGTTTTGATCGCCGTTCCGCTCGGCGCGTCGGCTTTGCGATCGTGGTGCAGCTCGACGATCTCGATATGATCGAAATAACATGCGGCGCGGACTGCAGCTTCCTGCATTAAAACAACGCCGATGGAGAAGTTCGGAGCCACGATCGCGCCCGTGCTGGCTTTCTCGGCAAAGTCGCTGAGTTCGGACAACTGCTCGTCGCTCAGGCCGGTTGTACCGACGACCGGACGGACGCCATAGGCAAGGGCAGCACGGACATTTTCAAAAACGCCGTCGGGGTGAGTGAAATCCACCATCACGCCTTGGATCGGCTGCTGTGTTGCCAGCACGAGCGTGCCTTGCAAGTCGTTCAAGATCGGCACTTCAAGCGGACCGCAACCTGCTACTTCACCTGAATCCTGCCCGAGAACACTGGGTGCGAGATCCACCGCCCCCACTAACATCATGTCCTCGGCCTGGGCGATCGCCTTGACGACTTCGCGCCCCATCTTGCCGGCCGCGCCGTTGACGACGACGGGAATCGGCGATCGATCGCTCATGGATAGCCTCTCTAGATACACACCTAAGGGTATTTTGGAGCATTCTGACACACCCCAGATGGCGATCGCCACGCGCAAGAACGCCGTTGTCCCGTATCTTCGGATGCAGTAAGGAACTGGGTTGGCGCTCCCTTGCCGAGTTCAAAACACGGTATAAATGTTGACCTCATGCATGCAGGCAAAACTTCATGGTTCCCC harbors:
- the dapB gene encoding 4-hydroxy-tetrahydrodipicolinate reductase encodes the protein MSDRSPIPVVVNGAAGKMGREVVKAIAQAEDMMLVGAVDLAPSVLGQDSGEVAGCGPLEVPILNDLQGTLVLATQQPIQGVMVDFTHPDGVFENVRAALAYGVRPVVGTTGLSDEQLSELSDFAEKASTGAIVAPNFSIGVVLMQEAAVRAACYFDHIEIVELHHDRKADAPSGTAIKTAQMLSGFGKTYNPSVVNEREILPGARGALAGDNVRLHSVRLPGLIAHQEIIIGAPGQIYTLRHDTTDRAAFMPGVLLSIRKVTELKSLVYGLEKLL